The Streptococcus mitis genome has a segment encoding these proteins:
- the comGG gene encoding competence type IV pilus minor pilin ComGG, producing MWKKKKVKAGVLIYAVTMAAIFSLLLQFYLNRQVAHYQDYALNKEKLIAFAMAKRSKDKVEQESGEQAFNLGQVSYQNKKTSLVTTVRTPKSQYEFLFPSVKIKEEKTDKKEKVATDSSEKAEKKKSEEKSEKKENS from the coding sequence GTGTGGAAAAAGAAAAAAGTTAAGGCGGGTGTTCTCATCTATGCAGTCACTATGGCAGCCATCTTTAGTCTTTTGTTACAATTTTACTTGAACCGACAAGTCGCCCACTATCAAGACTATGCTTTAAATAAAGAAAAGTTAATCGCTTTTGCTATGGCTAAGCGAAGCAAAGATAAGGTTGAGCAAGAAAGTGGGGAACAGGCCTTTAATCTGGGTCAGGTGAGTTATCAAAATAAGAAAACAAGCTTGGTGACGACGGTTCGTACGCCTAAGAGTCAATATGAGTTTCTGTTTCCTTCAGTCAAAATCAAAGAAGAGAAAACAGATAAAAAGGAAAAGGTAGCGACTGATTCAAGCGAAAAAGCGGAGAAGAAAAAATCAGAAGAGAAGTCTGAAAAGAAAGAGAATTCCTAG
- the comGF gene encoding competence type IV pilus minor pilin ComGF, with translation MAQNSCWLSKSHKVKAFTLLESLIALVVISGSLLLFQAMSQLLISEVRYQQQSEQKEWLLFVDQLEAELDRSQFEKVEGNRLYMKQDGKDISIGKSKSDDFRKTDASGRGYQPMVYGLKFAQITEDNQLVRFRFQFQKGLEREFIYRVEKEKS, from the coding sequence ATGGCTCAGAACAGTTGTTGGCTATCAAAGAGCCATAAGGTCAAGGCTTTTACCTTGTTAGAATCCCTTATTGCTCTCGTTGTTATCAGTGGAAGCTTACTCCTCTTTCAAGCCATGAGTCAGCTCCTCATTTCAGAAGTTCGCTACCAGCAGCAAAGCGAGCAAAAGGAGTGGCTCCTGTTTGTGGACCAGTTGGAGGCAGAATTAGATCGTTCGCAGTTTGAAAAAGTGGAAGGCAATCGTCTCTATATGAAGCAGGATGGCAAGGATATTTCTATAGGTAAGTCTAAATCAGATGATTTTCGGAAAACCGATGCCAGTGGACGAGGTTATCAGCCTATGGTTTATGGCCTCAAATTTGCGCAGATTACAGAGGACAATCAATTGGTTCGCTTTCGTTTTCAATTCCAAAAAGGCTTAGAAAGGGAGTTCATATATCGTGTGGAAAAAGAAAAAAGTTAA
- a CDS encoding class I SAM-dependent methyltransferase → MDFEKIEQAYTYLLENVQVIQSDLATNFYDALVEQNSIYLDGETELEQVKENNQALKRLALRKEEWLKTYQFLLMKAGQTEPLQANHQFTPDAIALLLVFIVEELFKEKEITILEMGSGMGILGATFLTSLDKKVDYLGMEVDDLLIDLAASMADVIGLQAGFVQGDAVRPQMLKESDVVISDLPVGYYPDDAVASRHQVASSQEHTYAHHLLMEQGLKYLKSDGYAIFLAPSDLLTSPQSDLLKGWLKEEASLTAMISLPENLFASAKQSKTIFILQKKSETAVDPFVYPLASLQDASVLMKFKENFQKWTQGTEI, encoded by the coding sequence ATGGATTTTGAAAAAATTGAACAAGCTTATACGTATTTACTAGAGAATGTCCAAGTCATCCAAAGTGATTTGGCGACCAACTTTTATGACGCCCTGGTGGAGCAAAACAGCATCTATTTGGATGGTGAGACTGAGTTAGAGCAGGTCAAGGAAAACAATCAGGCCCTTAAACGCTTAGCGCTTCGCAAAGAAGAATGGCTCAAAACCTACCAGTTTCTCTTGATGAAGGCTGGGCAGACAGAGCCCCTACAGGCCAATCACCAGTTTACACCAGATGCCATTGCTTTACTTTTGGTGTTTATTGTGGAAGAGTTGTTTAAAGAGAAGGAGATTACGATCCTCGAAATGGGTTCTGGGATGGGAATTTTGGGCGCTACTTTCTTGACCTCGCTTGATAAAAAGGTGGATTACTTGGGAATGGAAGTGGATGATTTGCTGATTGATTTGGCGGCTAGTATGGCAGATGTAATTGGTTTGCAGGCTGGTTTTGTCCAAGGAGATGCCGTTCGTCCACAAATGCTCAAAGAAAGCGATGTGGTCATCAGCGACTTGCCTGTCGGCTATTATCCTGATGACGCCGTTGCGTCGCGCCATCAAGTTGCTTCTAGTCAAGAACATACTTACGCCCATCACTTGCTCATGGAACAAGGACTTAAGTATCTCAAGTCAGACGGATATGCTATTTTTCTAGCTCCGAGTGATTTGTTGACCAGTCCTCAAAGTGACTTGTTGAAAGGTTGGTTGAAAGAGGAGGCAAGTCTGACTGCCATGATTAGTTTGCCTGAAAATCTCTTTGCCAGTGCTAAACAATCCAAGACGATTTTTATCTTACAGAAGAAAAGTGAAACAGCAGTAGATCCTTTTGTTTATCCACTTGCTAGCTTGCAAGATGCAAGTGTTTTAATGAAATTTAAAGAAAATTTTCAAAAATGGACTCAAGGTACTGAAATATAA
- the comGD gene encoding competence type IV pilus minor pilin ComGD has product MLNKIPVKPLQIKAFTMLESLLVLGLVSILALGLSGSVQSTFAAVEDQIFFMEFEELYRETQKRSVASQQKTSLNLDGQTITNGSQKLTVPKGIQAPSGQSITFDRAGGNSSLAKVEFHTSKGAIR; this is encoded by the coding sequence ATGCTAAACAAAATACCAGTCAAACCGTTGCAGATTAAGGCCTTTACCATGCTTGAAAGTCTCTTGGTTTTGGGTCTTGTGAGTATCCTTGCCTTGGGCTTGTCAGGTTCTGTTCAGTCCACTTTTGCGGCGGTAGAGGATCAGATTTTCTTTATGGAGTTTGAAGAACTCTATCGGGAAACCCAAAAACGCAGTGTAGCCAGTCAGCAAAAGACTAGTCTGAACTTAGATGGGCAGACAATCACTAACGGCAGTCAAAAGTTGACAGTTCCCAAAGGGATTCAGGCACCATCAGGCCAAAGTATTACATTTGATCGAGCTGGGGGCAATTCGTCCCTGGCTAAGGTTGAATTTCATACCAGTAAAGGAGCGATTCGTTAG
- the nagA gene encoding N-acetylglucosamine-6-phosphate deacetylase has protein sequence MPNYIKADQFFYPHGVRRGGYLELVDGKFGKHVEEIPEGADVIDYTGYSIAPGLVDTHIHGFGGVDVMDNNIEGTLHTMSEGLLSMGVTSFLPTTLTSTYEQLLAVTENIGARYQEASGAKIRGIYFEGPYFTEKYKGAQNPAYMKDPRMDEFRTWQKAANGLLNKIALAPEREGVEDFVRTVTGEGVTVALGHSNATFDEAKKAVDAGASVWVHAYNGMRGLTHRELGMVGAMYQLPHTYAELICDGHHVDPKACEILIKQKGTENIALITDCMTAGGLEDGDYMLGEFPVVVANGTARLKSTGNLAGSILKLKDGLKNVVDWNIASPHEAVMMASFNPAKSVHIDDVCGQIREGYDADFIVLDKDLELVATYLDGVKRYQA, from the coding sequence ATGCCTAACTATATTAAAGCGGATCAGTTTTTCTACCCACACGGAGTTCGTCGTGGTGGTTACTTGGAACTTGTGGACGGCAAGTTTGGAAAGCATGTAGAAGAGATTCCTGAAGGCGCTGACGTCATTGACTATACAGGATACAGCATTGCGCCAGGACTTGTGGATACCCACATTCATGGATTTGGTGGTGTGGATGTTATGGATAATAATATCGAAGGAACACTTCATACCATGAGTGAAGGACTCCTCAGTATGGGAGTAACGAGCTTCTTACCAACCACTTTAACATCAACTTATGAGCAATTGCTCGCGGTAACTGAAAATATCGGTGCTCGTTACCAGGAAGCAAGTGGAGCCAAGATTCGTGGAATCTATTTTGAAGGACCTTATTTCACAGAGAAATACAAGGGGGCTCAAAACCCTGCTTACATGAAAGATCCTCGTATGGATGAGTTCCGTACTTGGCAAAAAGCAGCAAATGGCTTGCTAAATAAAATTGCCCTTGCACCAGAACGTGAAGGTGTAGAGGACTTTGTTCGTACGGTTACGGGCGAAGGTGTGACGGTTGCTCTTGGGCACTCAAACGCGACTTTTGATGAAGCTAAAAAAGCAGTCGATGCTGGAGCGAGTGTTTGGGTACACGCCTACAATGGAATGCGTGGGTTGACTCACCGCGAACTCGGTATGGTTGGAGCCATGTATCAATTACCTCATACCTATGCAGAGTTGATCTGTGATGGCCACCACGTAGATCCAAAAGCCTGCGAAATTCTTATCAAACAAAAAGGAACAGAAAACATTGCTCTTATCACAGACTGTATGACAGCTGGTGGATTGGAAGACGGTGACTATATGTTGGGAGAATTCCCAGTTGTCGTTGCAAATGGAACTGCTCGCCTCAAATCGACAGGCAATTTGGCAGGTTCTATTCTCAAACTCAAGGACGGTTTGAAAAATGTGGTTGACTGGAACATTGCTTCTCCACACGAAGCAGTTATGATGGCAAGCTTTAACCCAGCAAAATCTGTTCATATTGATGATGTCTGTGGCCAAATCCGTGAAGGCTATGACGCTGACTTTATCGTACTAGATAAAGATTTGGAATTGGTAGCAACCTACCTAGATGGTGTGAAACGCTATCAAGCATAA
- the comGE gene encoding competence type IV pilus minor pilin ComGE: MEKLNALRKQKIRAVILLEAVVALAIFASIATLLLGQIQKNRQEEAKILQKEEVLRVAKMALQTGQNQVNINGVEIQMFSSEKGLEVYHGSEQLLAIKEP; the protein is encoded by the coding sequence ATGGAAAAATTAAACGCATTAAGGAAACAAAAAATTAGGGCAGTGATTTTACTGGAAGCAGTGGTTGCTTTAGCTATCTTTGCTAGTATTGCGACCCTACTTTTGGGACAAATTCAAAAAAATAGGCAAGAAGAAGCAAAAATCTTGCAAAAGGAAGAAGTCTTGAGGGTAGCTAAGATGGCCTTGCAGACAGGTCAAAATCAGGTAAACATAAACGGAGTTGAGATTCAGATGTTTTCTAGTGAAAAAGGATTGGAGGTTTATCATGGCTCAGAACAGTTGTTGGCTATCAAAGAGCCATAA
- the tgt gene encoding tRNA guanosine(34) transglycosylase Tgt, which yields MSDSPIKYRLIKKEKHTGARLGEIITPHGTFPTPMFMPVGTQATVKTQSPEELKEMGSGIILSNTYHLWLRPGDELIARAGGLHKFMNWDQPILTDSGGFQVYSLADSRNITEEGVTFKNHLNGSKMFLSPEKAISIQNNLGSDIMMSFDECPQFYQPYDYVKKSIERTSRWAERGLKAHRRPHDQGLFGIVQGAGFEDLRRQSAHDLVSMDFPGYSIGGLAVGETHEEMNAVLDFTTQLLPENKPRYLMGVGAPDSLIDGVIRGVDMFDCVLPTRIARNGTCMTSQGRLVVKNAQFAEDFTPLDPECDCYTCKNYTRAYLRHLLKADETFGIRLTSYHNLYFLLNLMKQVRQAIMDDNLLEFREYFVEKYGYNKSGRNF from the coding sequence ATGTCAGATTCACCAATCAAATATCGTTTGATTAAGAAAGAAAAACACACAGGAGCTCGTCTGGGCGAAATCATCACTCCCCATGGCACCTTCCCGACACCTATGTTTATGCCGGTTGGGACACAAGCCACTGTCAAAACTCAGTCGCCTGAAGAATTGAAGGAGATGGGTTCGGGAATTATCCTGTCAAACACCTATCATCTCTGGCTTCGCCCTGGAGATGAACTCATCGCACGCGCAGGTGGTCTCCACAAGTTCATGAATTGGGACCAGCCTATCTTGACAGATAGTGGTGGTTTTCAGGTTTATTCCTTAGCAGATAGCCGTAATATCACAGAAGAAGGAGTAACCTTTAAAAACCATCTCAATGGTTCTAAGATGTTCTTGTCCCCAGAAAAAGCCATTTCTATTCAGAACAATCTGGGCTCAGACATCATGATGTCCTTTGACGAATGTCCTCAGTTTTATCAACCTTACGACTACGTTAAGAAATCAATCGAGCGTACCAGTCGTTGGGCTGAGCGTGGTTTGAAGGCTCACCGTCGTCCACATGACCAAGGTTTGTTTGGGATTGTGCAGGGGGCAGGATTTGAAGACCTGCGTCGCCAATCGGCTCATGACCTTGTCAGTATGGATTTCCCAGGCTACTCTATCGGTGGTTTGGCGGTGGGAGAAACCCACGAAGAGATGAATGCTGTCTTGGACTTTACAACCCAATTGTTGCCTGAAAACAAACCTCGCTATCTGATGGGTGTGGGAGCGCCAGATAGCTTGATTGATGGGGTGATTCGTGGGGTGGATATGTTTGACTGTGTCTTGCCGACTCGTATCGCTCGTAACGGAACTTGTATGACCAGTCAAGGTCGTTTGGTTGTCAAAAATGCTCAGTTTGCTGAGGACTTTACGCCACTGGATCCTGAGTGTGATTGCTACACATGTAAGAACTATACACGCGCTTATCTTCGTCACCTGCTCAAGGCTGATGAAACCTTTGGTATCCGCTTGACGAGTTATCACAATCTTTACTTCTTGCTTAACCTGATGAAGCAAGTGCGACAAGCCATCATGGATGACAATCTCTTGGAATTCCGTGAGTATTTTGTTGAAAAATACGGCTATAATAAGTCAGGCCGTAATTTTTAA
- the comGA gene encoding competence type IV pilus ATPase ComGA, with the protein MVQEIAQEIIRSARKKGAQDIYFVPKLDAYELHMRIGDERCKIGCYDFEKFAAVISHFKFVAGMNVGEKRRSQLGSCDYAYDQKVASLRLSTVGDYRGHESLVIRLLHDEEQDLHFWFQDIDELGKQYRQRGLYLFAGPVGSGKTTLMHELAKSIFKGQQVMSIEDPVEIKQEDMLQLQLNEAIGLTYENLIKLSLRHRPDLLIIGEIRDSETARAVVRASLTGATVFSTIHAKSIRGVYERLLELGVSEEELAVVLQGVCYQRLIGGGGIVDFANKDYQEHQPTSWNEQIDQLLKDGHITSLQAETEKISYS; encoded by the coding sequence ATGGTTCAAGAAATTGCACAAGAAATCATTCGTTCAGCTCGGAAAAAAGGAGCGCAAGACATTTATTTTGTTCCTAAGTTAGATGCCTATGAGCTTCATATGAGGATAGGAGACGAGCGCTGTAAAATTGGTTGTTATGATTTTGAAAAGTTTGCGGCCGTCATCAGTCACTTTAAGTTTGTGGCGGGTATGAATGTTGGAGAAAAGCGACGTAGTCAACTTGGTTCCTGTGATTATGCCTATGACCAGAAGGTGGCGTCCTTACGTTTATCTACTGTAGGCGACTATCGAGGGCATGAGAGTTTAGTTATTCGCTTGTTGCATGATGAGGAGCAGGACTTGCATTTTTGGTTTCAGGATATTGATGAATTGGGCAAGCAGTATAGGCAACGGGGACTTTATCTTTTTGCTGGTCCAGTCGGAAGTGGTAAGACAACCCTGATGCACGAATTGGCCAAGTCCATCTTTAAAGGACAGCAAGTCATGTCTATCGAAGATCCTGTAGAAATCAAGCAGGAGGACATGCTCCAGTTGCAGTTGAACGAAGCAATCGGACTAACCTATGAAAATCTGATTAAGCTTTCCCTACGGCATCGTCCTGATCTCTTGATTATCGGAGAAATTCGTGACAGCGAAACGGCGCGTGCAGTGGTCAGAGCTAGTTTGACAGGTGCGACAGTCTTTTCAACCATTCATGCCAAGAGTATTCGAGGTGTTTATGAGCGCCTGCTGGAGTTGGGTGTGAGTGAGGAGGAATTAGCAGTCGTTCTGCAAGGAGTTTGTTACCAGAGATTAATCGGGGGAGGAGGAATTGTTGACTTTGCAAACAAAGACTATCAAGAACACCAGCCAACTAGCTGGAATGAACAGATTGACCAGCTTCTTAAAGATGGACATATCACAAGTCTTCAGGCTGAAACGGAAAAAATTAGCTACAGCTAA
- a CDS encoding acyltransferase family protein, translating into MRIKWFSLIRITGLLLVLLYHFFQTIFPGGFFGVDVFFTFSGFLITALLIEEFSKNHEIDLVGFFRRRFYRIVPPVVLMVLVTMPFTFLVRQDYVAGIGGQIAGVLGFMTNFYEILTGGSYESQFIPHLFVHNWSLAVEVHYYILWGLAVWFLSKQSRSNGQLRGMVFLLSAVAFLISFFSMFIGSLMASSYSTVYFSSLTHVYPFFLGSILATVVGVRQTSDLVRQFDRMWNLRQNLLVFGAGLLVLLLLTFFVKFTYLFAYLFGFLMASLAAMAMIVAARVLHEKTPNIEEPKVISFLADTSYAVYLFHWPFYIVFSQLMSNLPAVILTIIFSYFFASLSFYVIEPLIAGKTSPIIRKIASLPHIQVISTSIFGILSLLTVVIIALAPQVGDFETDLMVNGFKQAQTNIGQTKMLAEQAEVSRLGIVEGTSLIGDSVALRANTALKEALPDANINAQVSRTTKQANDIMLNNSQNKALLKTVVIATGVNNPEGYKNDLDSLVNNLPKGHHLILVTPYEGDKSKDTYASVEQYANYARELAEKTPYVSIADWNKVSKEHPEIWAGTDQVHFGNDNSKLEEGAKLYAETIVAAVKAAQEQPVKSK; encoded by the coding sequence ATGCGTATTAAATGGTTTTCCTTGATTAGGATTACAGGTTTACTTTTGGTACTCTTGTATCATTTCTTTCAGACAATCTTTCCTGGAGGATTTTTCGGGGTAGATGTCTTTTTCACATTTTCAGGCTTTCTGATTACGGCTCTACTTATCGAAGAATTTTCTAAAAATCATGAAATTGATTTGGTTGGATTTTTTAGGAGACGCTTTTATCGGATTGTGCCACCTGTGGTTTTGATGGTCTTGGTGACCATGCCCTTTACCTTTCTAGTTCGGCAAGATTATGTGGCTGGAATTGGGGGTCAGATTGCGGGTGTCTTAGGCTTCATGACCAACTTCTATGAAATCCTAACAGGTGGGAGTTATGAATCTCAGTTCATTCCTCATTTGTTTGTTCATAATTGGAGCTTGGCTGTTGAGGTTCACTACTATATCCTCTGGGGATTGGCAGTTTGGTTCTTATCTAAACAGTCCAGATCAAATGGTCAGTTGAGAGGAATGGTCTTTCTCTTATCTGCTGTTGCCTTTTTGATTAGTTTCTTCTCCATGTTTATTGGTAGTTTAATGGCGAGCTCCTATTCCACTGTCTACTTTTCAAGTCTAACCCATGTCTACCCTTTCTTTTTAGGAAGTATACTTGCAACAGTTGTGGGCGTTCGTCAGACGAGCGATTTGGTCAGACAATTTGATCGAATGTGGAATCTACGTCAGAATCTGTTAGTATTTGGAGCAGGTCTCTTAGTATTATTACTGTTGACTTTCTTCGTTAAGTTTACCTATCTCTTTGCTTATTTATTTGGATTCTTAATGGCCAGTTTAGCAGCCATGGCTATGATTGTTGCTGCGCGTGTCTTGCATGAAAAAACTCCCAATATAGAAGAACCAAAGGTAATCAGTTTTCTAGCAGACACTAGCTATGCAGTTTATCTTTTCCATTGGCCATTTTATATTGTTTTTTCTCAGTTAATGAGCAATCTACCGGCTGTTATTCTGACAATTATCTTTTCATATTTTTTTGCTAGCCTATCTTTTTATGTTATTGAACCTTTGATCGCTGGAAAGACAAGTCCTATAATACGGAAAATTGCTAGCTTACCTCATATACAAGTAATTAGCACATCTATTTTTGGAATTCTTAGCTTGCTTACAGTAGTTATCATAGCCCTAGCTCCTCAGGTAGGTGACTTTGAAACGGATTTGATGGTCAATGGTTTCAAACAAGCACAAACCAATATTGGGCAAACTAAAATGCTTGCTGAGCAGGCAGAAGTAAGTCGTTTGGGCATTGTAGAAGGAACGAGTTTAATTGGTGATTCAGTTGCTTTGCGTGCAAATACAGCCTTGAAAGAAGCACTTCCTGATGCAAATATTAATGCTCAGGTTAGTCGTACTACCAAGCAAGCCAATGACATTATGCTCAATAACAGCCAGAACAAGGCACTTTTAAAAACAGTTGTCATTGCAACGGGTGTTAATAACCCTGAGGGTTACAAGAATGATTTGGACAGTCTTGTTAATAATTTGCCAAAAGGTCATCATTTGATTTTAGTTACACCTTACGAGGGAGATAAGAGCAAGGATACATATGCATCGGTGGAGCAGTATGCAAACTATGCACGTGAATTAGCTGAAAAGACTCCTTATGTAAGTATTGCTGACTGGAATAAGGTTTCTAAGGAACATCCTGAAATCTGGGCTGGAACAGACCAAGTTCACTTTGGGAATGACAATAGCAAGCTAGAAGAAGGTGCTAAGCTATACGCAGAAACGATAGTAGCTGCTGTTAAGGCTGCTCAAGAACAACCTGTGAAATCAAAATGA
- a CDS encoding DUF1033 family protein, with the protein MYRVIEMYGDFEPWWFLEGWEEDIVASKKFDQYYDALKYYKTCWFRLEQESPLYKSRSDLMTIFWDPEDQRWCDECDEYLQQYHSLALLQDEQVIPDEKLRPGYEKQTGKERHRSCRMKLR; encoded by the coding sequence ATGTATCGTGTTATAGAAATGTATGGAGATTTTGAACCTTGGTGGTTCTTAGAAGGTTGGGAAGAAGATATTGTAGCTAGTAAGAAATTTGACCAGTATTATGATGCTCTCAAATACTACAAAACTTGCTGGTTTAGATTGGAACAAGAATCCCCTCTTTATAAAAGTAGAAGTGACTTGATGACCATTTTCTGGGATCCAGAAGACCAACGTTGGTGTGATGAATGTGACGAGTATTTACAACAATACCATTCTTTGGCTCTTTTGCAGGACGAGCAGGTTATTCCAGATGAAAAATTACGCCCAGGCTATGAAAAACAAACAGGTAAGGAAAGGCACCGTTCTTGCCGTATGAAATTAAGATAG
- the comGC gene encoding comG operon protein ComGC: MKKMMTFLKKAKVKAFTLVEMLVVLLIISVLLLLFVPNLTKQKEAVNDKGKAAVVKVVESQAELYSLDKNEDASLSKLQADGRITEEQAKAYKEYHAKQNTSQTVAD; this comes from the coding sequence ATGAAAAAAATGATGACATTCTTGAAAAAAGCGAAAGTGAAGGCTTTTACACTTGTGGAGATGTTGGTGGTCTTGCTCATCATCAGCGTGCTTCTCTTGCTCTTTGTACCTAATCTGACCAAGCAAAAAGAAGCAGTCAACGACAAAGGAAAAGCTGCTGTTGTTAAGGTGGTGGAAAGCCAGGCAGAGCTTTATAGCTTAGATAAAAATGAAGATGCTAGCCTAAGCAAGTTACAAGCAGATGGGAGAATCACAGAAGAACAGGCTAAAGCTTATAAAGAATACCATGCTAAACAAAATACCAGTCAAACCGTTGCAGATTAA
- the comGB gene encoding competence type IV pilus assembly protein ComGB, whose amino-acid sequence MDISQVFRLKRKKLATAKQKNIITLFNNLFSSGFHLVETISFLDRSALLDKQCVTQMRTGLSQGKSFSEMMESLGFSSAIVTQLSLAEVHGNLHLSLGKIEEYLDNLTKVKKKLIEVATYPLILLGFLFLIMLGLRNYLLPQLDSSNIATQIIGNLPQIFLGMVGFVSILALLALTFYKRSSKMRVFSILARLPFFGIFVQTYLTAYYAREWGNMISQGMELTQIFQMMQEQGSQLFKEIGQDLAQALQNGREFSQTIATYPFFKKELSLIIEYGEVKSKLGSELEIYAEKTWEAFFTRVNRTMNLVQPLVFIFVALIIVLLYAAMLMPMYQNMEVNF is encoded by the coding sequence ATGGACATATCACAAGTCTTCAGGCTGAAACGGAAAAAATTAGCTACAGCTAAGCAAAAAAATATCATCACCTTGTTTAACAATCTCTTTTCCAGCGGTTTTCATCTAGTGGAGACTATCTCATTTTTAGATAGGAGTGCTTTGTTGGACAAGCAGTGTGTGACCCAGATGCGTACAGGTTTGTCTCAGGGGAAATCATTCTCAGAAATGATGGAAAGTTTGGGTTTTTCAAGTGCCATTGTCACTCAGTTATCCCTAGCTGAAGTTCATGGGAATCTCCACCTTAGTTTAGGAAAGATAGAAGAGTATCTGGACAATCTGACCAAGGTCAAGAAAAAATTAATTGAAGTAGCGACCTATCCCTTGATTTTGCTGGGTTTTCTTTTCTTAATTATGCTGGGGCTACGGAACTATCTACTACCACAACTGGATAGTAGCAATATTGCCACCCAAATCATTGGAAATCTGCCACAAATCTTTCTAGGAATGGTGGGGTTTGTTTCCATACTTGCCCTTTTAGCACTAACTTTCTATAAAAGAAGTTCCAAAATGCGTGTCTTTTCTATCTTAGCGCGTCTTCCCTTCTTTGGAATCTTTGTTCAGACTTATTTGACAGCTTATTATGCGCGTGAATGGGGGAATATGATTTCTCAAGGGATGGAGTTGACGCAGATTTTTCAAATGATGCAGGAACAAGGTTCCCAACTCTTTAAAGAAATCGGTCAAGATCTAGCTCAAGCCCTACAAAATGGTCGCGAATTTTCTCAAACCATAGCAACCTATCCTTTCTTTAAGAAAGAGTTGAGTCTTATTATCGAGTATGGTGAAGTCAAGTCCAAGCTGGGGAGTGAGTTGGAAATCTATGCTGAAAAAACTTGGGAAGCCTTTTTTACCCGAGTTAACCGCACCATGAATTTGGTGCAGCCACTGGTTTTTATCTTTGTGGCACTGATTATCGTTTTACTTTATGCGGCAATGCTCATGCCCATGTATCAAAATATGGAGGTAAATTTTTAA
- a CDS encoding class I SAM-dependent methyltransferase: MKHDFNHEAETFDSPKNIFLANLVCQAVEKQIDLLSDKEILDFGGGTGLLALPLAKQAKSVILVDISEKMLEQARLKAEQQEIKNIQFLEQDLLKKTLEQEFDLIVVCRVLHHMPDLDAALSLFHQQLKEDGQLLVADFTKTEANHHGFDLAELEKQLIEHGFSSVHSQILYSAEDLFQGNYSELFLTVAQKSLA; encoded by the coding sequence ATGAAACATGATTTTAACCACGAAGCAGAAACTTTCGATTCGCCTAAAAATATCTTCCTTGCAAACTTGGTTTGTCAAGCAGTCGAGAAACAGATTGATCTTCTATCAGACAAAGAAATTTTGGATTTTGGTGGAGGGACGGGGCTATTAGCCTTGCCTCTGGCAAAACAAGCCAAATCTGTAATATTGGTAGATATTTCTGAGAAAATGCTGGAGCAAGCTCGTTTGAAAGCGGAGCAGCAAGAAATCAAGAATATCCAGTTTTTGGAGCAAGATTTACTGAAAAAAACCTTAGAGCAAGAGTTTGATCTCATTGTTGTTTGTCGTGTTCTTCATCATATGCCTGATTTGGATGCGGCTCTCTCACTGTTTCATCAACAGTTGAAGGAAGATGGACAACTCCTCGTTGCTGATTTTACCAAGACAGAGGCTAACCATCATGGATTTGATTTAGCTGAACTGGAAAAACAGCTAATTGAGCATGGTTTTTCATCTGTGCATAGTCAGATCCTCTATAGCGCTGAAGACCTGTTTCAAGGAAATTACTCAGAACTCTTTTTAACAGTAGCCCAAAAATCACTCGCTTAA